The Clupea harengus chromosome 6, Ch_v2.0.2, whole genome shotgun sequence genome contains a region encoding:
- the LOC105908076 gene encoding putative gonadotropin-releasing hormone II receptor, with protein MLNQMYDSEWNMSCGFPAHTCNQSLGTQLNLPTFGIAAKVRVTITFILCAVSGICNLAVLCSAYGSRRKSHVRLLMLNLSVADLLVTFIVMPLDAAWNMTVQWLAGDLVCRLMMLLKLMAMYSCAFVTVVISLDRQSAILNPLAINKARRNKIQLTVAWTLSFILSLPQAFLFHQVTITSPEHFTQCTTHGSFRQRWQETLYNMFTFCCLFLLPLLIMVSCYTRILLEISRGMLGDSSPANEIRLRRSNNNIIPKARMRTLKMSIVIVSSFIVCWTPYYLLGLWYWFSPEGLKEAVSDSFTHLLFLFGLFNACLDPLIYGLFSLPLRRRRPAVTIEMESNTHITTLSCRRLPGTGAFEGQTERDESQTQEQREDGESVDQRLLYNSDEML; from the exons ATGTTGAACCAGATGTATGACTCGGAATGGAACATGAGCTGCGGTTTCCCCGCGCACACCTGTAACCAGAGCCTGGGCACACAGCTCAACCTGCCCACTTTCGGCATCGCAGCGAAGGTTCGTGTCACCATCACCTTCATCCTGTGCGCCGTCTCTGGAATCTGCAACCTCGCAGTCCTCTGCAGCGCCTACGGCAGCCGTCGGAAGTCGCACGTGCGTCTGCTAATGTTGAACCTGAGCGTGGCAGACTTGCTGGTGACGTTTATCGTGATGCCGCTGGATGCTGCGTGGAACATGACGGTGCAGTGGCTGGCGGGAGACTTAGTGTGTCGGCTGATGATGTTACTGAAGCTGATGGCCATGTACTCGTGCGCGTTTGTCACAGTGGTGATAAGTCTGGATAGACAGTCTGCCATCTTGAACCCATTGGCCATCAACAAAGCCAGGAGGAACAAAATCCAGCTGACAGTGGCGTGGACACTAAGTTTCATTCTGTCACTTCCTCAG gCGTTTCTCTTCCATCAGGTGACCATCACATCCCCAGAGCACTTCACGCAGTGCACGACGCATGGCAGCTTCAGGCAGCGCTGGCAAGAGACGCTCTACAACATGTTCACGTTCTGCTGCCTCTTCCTGCTTCCACTGCTCATCATGGTCAGCTGCTATACACGCATCCTGTTGGAGATCTCCCGTGGTATGCTGGGAGACAGCT CGCCAGCCAATGAGATCCGCCTACGTCGCTCTAACAACAACATCATCCCCAAAGCCCGAATGCGCACGCTGAAGATGAGCATCGTCATCGTCAGTTCCTTCATTGTGTGCTGGACGCCCTACTACCTGCTGGGCCTGTGGTACTGGTTCAGCCCGGAAGGCTTGAAGGAGGCCGTGTCGGACTCATTcacccacctcctcttcctgttcGGTCTGTTCAACGCCTGCCTGGACCCGCTCATCTACGGTCTCTTCTCGCTGCCGCTGCGCAGACGCAGGCCCGCCGTCACcatagagatggagagcaaCACTCACATCACAACTCTCAGCTGCAGGCGGCTGCCAGGTACGGGAGCCTTCGAGGGACAAACAGAGCGAGACGAGAGCCAAAcgcaggagcagagggaggatggagagagcgtTGACCAGAGACTGCTGTACAACTCTGATGAAATGTTGTGA